Proteins encoded within one genomic window of Candidatus Pseudothioglobus singularis PS1:
- the cmoA gene encoding carboxy-S-adenosyl-L-methionine synthase CmoA, with protein sequence MRDNLFNANIDIADFRFDKEVVEVFDDMVRRSVPGYDSMIQMIGLIARMYGQDNTNYYDLGSSTGAISLAIALNNKHQKNTFFAIDNSEEMVSKCKQNLESKIDNLQATCADINQIHIENASIVVLNLTLQFIDVKDRSNLIKKIYEGLNPGGVLIISEKIHFEDKETQDQITNLHIDFKKENGYSELEIANKRQAIENVLITDTKAIHIERLKDSGFKDTSCFFQCLNFVSFLSVK encoded by the coding sequence ATGCGTGATAATTTATTTAACGCTAATATCGATATTGCTGATTTTCGTTTCGATAAAGAGGTTGTTGAGGTTTTTGATGATATGGTCAGAAGGTCAGTTCCTGGCTATGATTCGATGATTCAAATGATTGGCCTTATTGCTAGAATGTATGGTCAAGATAATACAAATTATTACGATCTAGGATCATCTACAGGCGCTATTTCACTGGCAATAGCTCTAAATAATAAGCATCAAAAAAATACATTTTTTGCGATCGATAACTCAGAAGAGATGGTCAGTAAATGTAAACAGAATCTAGAAAGTAAAATTGATAATTTACAAGCAACCTGTGCTGACATTAACCAAATTCATATAGAAAATGCGTCAATAGTCGTTTTAAACTTAACACTTCAGTTTATTGATGTTAAGGATCGCTCTAATCTAATCAAGAAAATTTATGAGGGATTAAACCCTGGTGGGGTGTTAATCATAAGTGAAAAAATTCATTTTGAGGATAAAGAAACCCAAGATCAAATTACAAATCTTCATATTGATTTTAAAAAAGAGAATGGGTACAGTGAATTAGAAATTGCCAATAAACGACAAGCTATTGAAAATGTTCTTATCACTGATACAAAGGCAATACATATTGAACGCCTTAAAGATTCTGGTTTTAAAGACACTAGCTGCTTCTTTCAGTGCCTTAACTTTGTTTCTTTTTTATCTGTAAAATAA
- a CDS encoding glucosaminidase domain-containing protein, whose amino-acid sequence MVNKYRNIFKNLKSLFLLLSLFTISSLVSSASLSSFKPSFESIESTTVRKEVFFNYLLPAIQKKNNEIIEIRIAISNDELSNAQLDDLAKKYRLSTPASKEELLKVIDILPPSLVLAQAANESNWGRSRFAKEFNNYFGIWCFSKGCGVVPMKREEDATHEVASFNSLDDCIDYYVLNINRSYAYEDLRSIRQNQREQYQPITGIILAEGLGNYAFPGDEYIESIKSVINFNQLQRHDFLN is encoded by the coding sequence ATGGTCAATAAATATAGAAATATCTTTAAAAATCTGAAGTCGCTTTTTCTTCTACTGTCTTTGTTCACAATTAGTTCTCTTGTGTCTTCAGCATCTCTTTCTTCATTCAAACCTAGTTTTGAGTCAATTGAAAGTACTACCGTTAGGAAAGAAGTTTTTTTTAATTATCTTCTTCCAGCAATTCAAAAGAAAAATAATGAAATTATAGAAATAAGAATTGCTATCTCTAATGATGAGCTAAGCAATGCTCAATTAGATGATTTAGCAAAAAAATATCGCTTAAGTACGCCTGCTTCTAAAGAAGAATTATTAAAAGTTATTGATATACTTCCACCGTCACTTGTCCTCGCTCAAGCAGCGAATGAATCTAACTGGGGAAGATCAAGATTCGCCAAGGAATTTAATAACTATTTTGGTATCTGGTGTTTTTCCAAAGGCTGTGGCGTTGTGCCAATGAAACGAGAAGAAGATGCAACCCATGAAGTGGCAAGTTTTAACTCATTAGATGATTGTATTGATTATTATGTATTAAATATCAATAGAAGCTATGCTTATGAAGACCTTCGTTCAATTAGACAAAATCAGCGCGAACAATATCAACCAATCACAGGAATTATTTTAGCTGAAGGTCTTGGCAACTATGCTTTCCCAGGTGACGAATATATTGAATCAATTAAATCAGTCATAAACTTTAATCAACTCCAGAGACATGACTTTTTAAACTAG
- a CDS encoding rhodanese-like domain-containing protein has protein sequence MEFIQFLQGELLLTGTLFALIILLIVNFYSEKFRKYEVVDTNGAVSLMDDDELVILDVREEKERNAGFILNDINIPMGQVKGKIDSLEKSKNILVYCKSGTRSDRIADLLSKSDFQKVYSLKGGFNSWLKAELPIDK, from the coding sequence ATGGAATTTATTCAATTTTTACAGGGTGAGTTATTACTCACAGGAACTTTATTTGCACTAATTATATTACTCATAGTAAATTTTTATAGTGAGAAATTTAGAAAGTATGAGGTAGTTGATACTAATGGAGCTGTTTCTTTAATGGATGATGATGAGCTCGTTATTTTAGATGTCAGAGAAGAAAAAGAGCGTAATGCTGGATTTATTTTAAATGATATTAATATTCCTATGGGACAGGTTAAAGGGAAGATTGATTCTCTTGAAAAATCAAAAAATATTCTTGTCTATTGTAAGAGTGGAACCCGATCTGATCGTATTGCAGACCTTCTCTCCAAAAGTGACTTTCAGAAAGTGTACAGCCTTAAAGGTGGCTTTAATTCATGGCTTAAAGCTGAGCTTCCAATCGACAAGTAA
- a CDS encoding MFS transporter, whose protein sequence is MSTQNLKNKNGRLLALIACLLVTFCMGTIHAFSTLIQNIEMQAGVGRMASSFVYSTGLLNVTLAVFFGHVLYRKFSPNVLITLIAILPIIGLLFSNSGSWFGWIIGYGFLFGFSSGLGYGLSLYIVSSITKDKKLGFALGLVTASYAFGAVVFSMLYPMLFKHFGFENGYVMGLGILSCATFVGLFLFITSKVKINSLANMSNKNSSIKPKILKLWTGYFLGVFAGLMIIGHAVPLISSYGGSSIISVTAITLMTLGSGIAGIYAGWLSDKFGCKRPLLTILIVNSFSIFILSITTSINLILIFLILIASIYGAVISIYPTLVSHLVGNNLSAMVYGRVFTAWGAAGLLSPSIAGWLYEQNNNYNSSILLTLIMSIAAVIIIWNIKYSIKH, encoded by the coding sequence ATGAGCACTCAAAACCTAAAAAATAAGAATGGAAGACTTCTCGCTTTAATTGCTTGCCTTTTAGTTACTTTCTGTATGGGTACTATCCATGCATTCAGCACCCTCATACAAAATATTGAGATGCAAGCTGGTGTTGGAAGGATGGCATCAAGCTTTGTTTATTCGACTGGGCTACTTAATGTCACATTGGCGGTATTTTTTGGCCATGTTCTTTATCGTAAATTTTCACCCAATGTTTTAATAACACTTATTGCAATCCTTCCGATCATTGGCTTATTGTTCTCAAATTCAGGAAGCTGGTTTGGATGGATTATTGGCTACGGCTTTCTGTTTGGCTTCTCAAGTGGACTTGGTTATGGACTCTCTCTGTACATTGTCTCCTCCATAACTAAAGACAAAAAGCTCGGCTTTGCACTTGGCTTGGTGACTGCATCATACGCATTTGGTGCTGTTGTATTTTCTATGCTCTATCCTATGTTATTTAAACATTTTGGCTTTGAAAATGGATATGTTATGGGGTTAGGAATTCTTTCGTGTGCTACTTTTGTTGGTCTATTCTTATTTATTACCTCCAAAGTCAAGATTAATTCCCTCGCTAATATGTCTAATAAAAATAGTTCTATCAAACCTAAAATTTTAAAGCTCTGGACTGGTTATTTTTTAGGAGTCTTTGCTGGTCTTATGATTATTGGGCATGCTGTTCCATTAATAAGCTCTTATGGAGGCTCTTCAATCATTTCAGTAACAGCTATTACTCTAATGACACTTGGAAGTGGTATTGCCGGTATATATGCTGGGTGGCTGTCAGATAAATTTGGATGCAAGCGCCCTCTTCTAACAATACTCATTGTCAATTCTTTTTCCATTTTTATCCTTTCAATAACGACGAGTATAAATTTGATTTTGATTTTTTTAATTCTAATAGCATCTATATATGGCGCAGTGATTTCGATATATCCCACTCTTGTTAGTCACTTAGTTGGAAATAATTTATCTGCCATGGTCTATGGAAGGGTCTTTACTGCATGGGGCGCTGCAGGATTACTTTCACCTTCGATTGCTGGATGGCTTTATGAACAAAATAATAACTACAACTCCTCGATCTTATTAACTCTTATTATGTCAATTGCTGCTGTAATAATAATTTGGAATATTAAATATAGTATCAAACATTAA
- the recG gene encoding ATP-dependent DNA helicase RecG — MPSISDPIISIKGLGKKTSDRLNQLGIHTLEHLVFHLPNRYQDKTSITPLSNASINAEILVELNIDRIEVVPSRNRQLLCYLSDNQNQRLLLRFFHFTQYQKQAFVRGETIQSFGEVKMGHQGLEMHHPEYRIVSQNQTPLLEPTLTPIYPLCSGVSQNKMKQWVNQSLEVLKMSMLDDYFETITHQSMPSLKDSLFLLHHPDKNENLIQIEAFKHISQQRLIIEELATHQLSLLKTKKARKGKKTNAFILNNTLSDKLLDSLDFNLTNAQSRCIKEINYDLASSEPMLRLLQGDVGSGKTIVAVFALIQAVENNFQAAIMAPTEILARQHLQNFTQYLESLNIQIAYLSGSQNTQERREQMSLIESGEAKVVIGTHALFQDSVSFKDLSLVIIDEQHKFGVHQRLSLTKKAINTPHQLVMTATPIPRSLTMSTYADLDTSVIDELPPGRQLVETVALSNSRRDELIEKIKKISDDGRQIYWVCTLIEESEALRAESAEKTFDYLSSNLQELKVVMIHGKLTKSDKEVIMKDFEQGKINLLVATTVIEVGVNVPNASLMIVENSERLGLAQLHQLRGRVGRGSEKSICILMYQSPLSESAKQRLEILRQSNDGFMIAQKDLELRGPGEILGTQQTGIASMKIANIVRDAYLLKEAGYYSAKMLEASEQNQSALINRWIDEEKTHYFDA, encoded by the coding sequence ATGCCTTCAATCTCTGATCCAATCATCTCGATTAAAGGATTAGGGAAGAAAACCTCTGACAGATTAAATCAGCTAGGAATCCATACCCTTGAGCATTTAGTTTTTCATCTCCCTAACCGTTATCAAGATAAGACATCAATCACGCCTCTTTCAAATGCAAGCATAAATGCTGAGATATTAGTTGAACTGAATATTGATCGAATTGAGGTTGTTCCCTCTAGAAATAGACAACTTCTTTGCTACCTGTCTGATAATCAAAACCAGAGATTACTTTTACGGTTTTTTCATTTTACCCAATATCAAAAACAGGCTTTTGTTCGTGGGGAAACTATACAGAGTTTTGGGGAAGTCAAAATGGGCCATCAAGGCCTAGAAATGCATCATCCAGAATATCGCATTGTTTCACAAAATCAAACCCCTCTCTTAGAGCCAACCCTCACCCCAATTTACCCTCTATGCTCAGGAGTTAGTCAAAATAAAATGAAGCAATGGGTTAATCAATCCCTTGAAGTTTTAAAAATGAGTATGCTTGATGATTATTTTGAAACAATAACTCACCAGTCAATGCCAAGCCTAAAGGACTCTCTATTTCTTCTTCACCATCCTGATAAAAATGAAAACTTGATTCAGATTGAAGCCTTTAAACATATCTCTCAGCAGCGCTTAATTATTGAAGAGTTGGCAACCCATCAGCTTAGTCTATTGAAAACTAAAAAAGCCCGAAAAGGTAAAAAAACTAATGCATTCATACTTAATAACACTTTGAGTGATAAGCTTCTGGACTCACTTGATTTCAACTTAACTAATGCGCAGTCTCGATGCATTAAAGAAATTAATTATGATTTAGCTAGTTCAGAGCCAATGCTAAGACTACTTCAGGGAGATGTTGGATCAGGAAAAACGATTGTTGCAGTTTTTGCTCTCATTCAAGCGGTTGAGAATAACTTTCAAGCTGCAATTATGGCTCCTACTGAGATTCTGGCCCGCCAACACCTTCAAAATTTTACTCAATACCTTGAGTCCTTAAATATTCAAATTGCCTACCTCTCAGGATCTCAAAATACCCAAGAAAGAAGAGAGCAGATGAGTCTTATAGAGAGCGGCGAAGCAAAAGTTGTGATTGGGACTCATGCGCTTTTCCAAGACAGTGTCAGCTTTAAAGATTTATCCCTAGTCATCATTGATGAACAGCATAAATTTGGTGTTCATCAGAGGCTATCCCTTACAAAGAAAGCCATTAATACCCCTCACCAACTAGTCATGACTGCAACCCCTATCCCAAGGTCACTCACAATGAGCACTTATGCTGACCTAGATACATCAGTTATTGATGAGTTACCTCCAGGTCGTCAATTAGTGGAGACAGTTGCCTTAAGCAACTCTAGAAGAGATGAGCTCATTGAAAAAATTAAAAAAATATCAGATGATGGCCGTCAAATATACTGGGTCTGCACGCTAATAGAAGAATCAGAGGCTCTTAGGGCAGAATCTGCAGAAAAAACATTTGACTACCTATCCTCAAATCTTCAAGAATTAAAAGTTGTTATGATTCATGGCAAATTAACTAAATCAGATAAAGAAGTCATAATGAAAGACTTTGAACAAGGGAAAATAAATCTTCTTGTTGCCACCACTGTGATTGAAGTTGGCGTTAATGTCCCTAATGCAAGCCTAATGATTGTTGAAAATTCAGAGCGTCTTGGTCTAGCTCAGCTGCACCAACTTAGGGGTCGTGTTGGAAGAGGCTCAGAGAAGAGTATATGTATTTTGATGTATCAATCGCCTCTGAGTGAAAGTGCCAAACAGAGACTCGAAATTCTGCGTCAAAGTAATGATGGCTTTATGATTGCTCAAAAAGATCTTGAGCTTCGTGGCCCTGGGGAGATTCTTGGAACACAACAAACCGGGATAGCGTCAATGAAGATTGCAAACATAGTCAGGGATGCTTACCTTTTGAAAGAGGCTGGGTATTATTCAGCCAAAATGCTAGAGGCGAGCGAACAAAACCAAAGCGCACTTATTAATCGATGGATTGATGAAGAAAAAACACACTATTTTGATGCTTAA
- a CDS encoding anthranilate synthase component II — protein sequence MLLMIDNYDSFTYNLVQYFGELGQDVVVHRNDQISVSEIQKLNPQYIVISPGPCTPNEAGISLELIEKLAGKYPILGVCLGFQAIVQSFGGKIIGAQKIMHGKVSPVHHTSKSVFKGLKNPLNATRYHSLVAEKESLPDCFEVTAWTNKESGEIEEIMGVRHTSYPIEGVQFHPESILTEHGHQMLNTFLQDNQ from the coding sequence ATGTTATTAATGATCGACAACTACGACTCATTTACCTACAACTTAGTTCAATATTTCGGTGAACTCGGTCAAGACGTTGTTGTCCACAGAAATGATCAAATCTCAGTGAGTGAGATTCAGAAATTAAACCCACAATATATTGTTATTTCACCAGGCCCTTGTACACCTAACGAAGCAGGAATTTCATTGGAATTAATTGAAAAGCTGGCTGGCAAATATCCAATACTTGGAGTTTGCTTAGGATTCCAAGCAATAGTTCAATCCTTTGGTGGAAAAATTATCGGTGCCCAGAAAATTATGCATGGAAAGGTTTCGCCAGTTCATCACACCTCAAAAAGCGTCTTTAAAGGTTTAAAAAATCCACTCAACGCAACTCGATATCACTCCCTTGTTGCTGAAAAAGAGTCTTTACCAGATTGCTTTGAGGTGACCGCATGGACTAATAAAGAATCTGGCGAAATTGAGGAAATAATGGGGGTTAGACATACCAGCTATCCAATTGAAGGGGTTCAATTTCATCCTGAGTCAATTCTCACTGAACATGGACACCAAATGCTTAATACTTTTTTACAGGACAATCAATAA
- a CDS encoding chorismate--pyruvate lyase family protein, translating into MFNPDKFKWRVFDPKENIPEHVGRWLLDNQSLTHKLKEKYNDFRVNVLSQEQNSPYECELKLLGSTTNLKIIVREVELIGSETPVVNARSLIPLTDDTKDILKIGSRPLGEILFNDPEIKRGHLEVGSFNNSWARRSTFTISKTNLLVTEIFLESLYA; encoded by the coding sequence ATGTTTAATCCAGACAAATTTAAATGGCGGGTTTTTGATCCTAAAGAAAACATACCTGAACATGTCGGCAGATGGTTGTTAGATAATCAATCCTTAACGCATAAATTAAAAGAAAAGTACAATGACTTTAGAGTAAACGTTCTTTCACAAGAGCAAAATAGCCCATATGAATGTGAATTAAAGCTTCTGGGTTCAACAACTAATCTAAAAATTATTGTGAGAGAGGTTGAACTCATAGGATCTGAAACACCAGTTGTAAATGCACGCTCTCTTATTCCTTTAACAGATGATACGAAAGATATTTTAAAAATTGGCTCTAGGCCACTAGGGGAAATTTTATTTAATGATCCAGAAATTAAACGTGGTCATCTTGAGGTTGGAAGTTTTAATAATTCATGGGCCAGGCGCTCAACGTTTACAATTAGCAAAACAAATTTACTTGTAACAGAGATTTTTTTGGAGTCATTATATGCGTGA
- a CDS encoding ABC transporter transmembrane domain-containing protein — translation MGLTAKKIENSDQTQKQDLRILLQLSSFIKPYKKIAFVAFIALIITSLSFLLLGQGIKLFIDEGIYNLSRNELFVILLVLMTLVIGTFIRFYFISWIGERISNDVRLAVFNHLLTLHPHYFEVNRSGEINARLTTDTTLLQSIFGFSISMALSSVLLFIGGLIMMIITNIKLALIVLISVPVILLPMAIYGRRLRTLSRKSQDTVADIGTYAGEIVQNIKIVQSFTREPEESYAFSVEVEKAFSAAKRRILQSSLLIAAAMIIVFTGLGAMIWFGAKDVANGEISAGELASFVFYAIMVARSVAVISEIYGQLQRAAGATERLLELLSEKPQITPPAQPKKLEKGTLSLSFNNVSFSYPSRPKEVALNQLNFKVNKGETVAIVGLSGAGKTTIFELLQRFYDPSQGSIDVGDIDLINLDPINLRMNIGVVPQQPTLFSADVTHNISYGNPSASKNQIKQAAKEAFALNFIEQLPEGFNSYLGEQGVRLSGGQRQRIAIARAMLKDPSILLLDEATSALDADSEQKVQHALKKLMEGRTTLIIAHRLATIMHADRILLIDQGQLIAEGNHQQLLTSSDLYKRLCELQFNH, via the coding sequence ATGGGCTTAACTGCTAAAAAAATAGAGAACTCAGATCAGACTCAAAAGCAAGATTTACGAATTCTTCTGCAGCTGTCTTCTTTTATAAAGCCTTATAAAAAAATTGCATTTGTTGCTTTTATTGCTCTCATCATCACTTCTCTGTCCTTCCTCTTGCTTGGTCAAGGAATAAAACTCTTCATTGATGAAGGTATCTATAATCTTAGCAGGAACGAGCTGTTTGTTATTTTGCTTGTTCTCATGACTCTCGTTATCGGAACTTTTATCAGATTTTATTTTATATCATGGATCGGTGAGAGAATTAGTAATGATGTTCGCCTTGCCGTTTTTAATCATCTTCTCACACTTCACCCTCATTACTTTGAAGTCAATCGAAGTGGTGAAATTAATGCACGCTTAACAACGGACACTACCCTCCTTCAATCCATCTTTGGATTTTCAATTTCAATGGCATTAAGTAGTGTACTTTTATTTATTGGTGGATTGATAATGATGATTATTACCAATATAAAACTGGCTTTAATTGTATTAATAAGTGTCCCAGTCATTCTTCTCCCAATGGCTATATATGGTCGTCGCCTCAGAACCCTTTCAAGGAAAAGTCAAGACACCGTTGCAGATATTGGCACCTATGCGGGTGAGATTGTTCAAAATATTAAGATCGTGCAAAGCTTTACTAGAGAGCCTGAAGAGTCATATGCATTTAGTGTTGAGGTTGAAAAGGCATTCTCTGCAGCCAAAAGACGAATATTACAAAGCTCTTTACTGATAGCTGCTGCTATGATTATAGTTTTTACTGGCTTAGGAGCAATGATCTGGTTTGGCGCCAAAGATGTTGCAAATGGAGAAATATCAGCTGGCGAGCTAGCATCATTTGTTTTTTATGCAATTATGGTAGCAAGATCTGTAGCCGTTATATCTGAGATTTATGGTCAGCTTCAAAGGGCTGCAGGAGCTACAGAGAGACTGCTTGAACTATTATCTGAAAAACCACAAATTACGCCTCCTGCTCAACCCAAAAAACTAGAAAAAGGAACTCTTTCATTAAGCTTTAATAATGTTAGTTTCAGTTATCCCTCAAGACCAAAGGAGGTTGCCTTAAACCAACTAAATTTTAAAGTTAATAAAGGTGAAACTGTCGCAATTGTTGGTCTTTCAGGCGCTGGAAAAACAACAATATTTGAATTACTCCAGAGGTTTTATGACCCCTCTCAAGGAAGCATTGATGTTGGTGATATAGATTTAATAAATCTTGATCCAATAAATCTTCGTATGAATATTGGTGTGGTTCCTCAGCAGCCAACACTTTTCTCTGCAGATGTAACTCATAATATTAGTTATGGCAACCCCTCAGCTAGCAAAAATCAAATAAAACAGGCGGCAAAAGAGGCATTTGCATTGAACTTCATTGAGCAACTGCCTGAGGGGTTTAATAGTTATTTAGGTGAGCAAGGTGTTCGCTTATCTGGCGGACAACGCCAACGTATTGCAATTGCTCGAGCCATGCTCAAAGACCCATCAATCTTACTTCTAGATGAGGCTACAAGTGCTTTAGATGCTGATAGTGAGCAAAAGGTCCAACACGCACTAAAGAAGCTAATGGAAGGTAGAACCACACTAATCATTGCCCACAGGCTGGCAACAATTATGCATGCAGATCGTATTTTACTTATTGATCAGGGGCAACTTATTGCAGAAGGGAATCATCAGCAACTCTTAACCAGCTCTGATCTATACAAGAGGCTTTGTGAGCTCCAATTTAATCATTAA
- a CDS encoding RidA family protein, whose translation MKKHIISTDKAPAAIGIYSQAVATNGGTTIYLSGQIPLIPETMEIVEGGIEEQIHQVFKNLKALCEASKGNLSNIVKLNIFLTDLSNFAALNEIMATYFSEPYPARAAIGVKELPKGVGVEMDGVMVISSDSYSF comes from the coding sequence ATGAAAAAACATATTATTTCAACTGATAAAGCCCCTGCTGCGATAGGTATTTACTCGCAAGCAGTTGCTACTAACGGCGGAACAACAATTTATCTTTCGGGACAAATTCCTCTTATTCCAGAGACAATGGAAATTGTTGAAGGAGGCATTGAAGAACAAATTCATCAAGTTTTTAAAAATCTTAAAGCTTTGTGTGAAGCATCAAAAGGTAATTTAAGTAACATAGTTAAATTGAACATTTTTTTAACAGATCTAAGTAATTTTGCTGCTTTGAATGAGATTATGGCAACTTACTTCTCTGAGCCTTATCCTGCAAGAGCAGCGATTGGAGTGAAAGAGCTCCCTAAAGGTGTTGGTGTAGAAATGGATGGCGTTATGGTTATTAGTTCGGACTCTTACAGCTTCTAA
- the rplM gene encoding 50S ribosomal protein L13: MKTFSAKADEVKRDWFLVDADGKTLGRLATEVASRLRGKHKPEYTPHVDTGDYIVIVNASKVAVTGNKYNDKMYHHHTGYVGNLKSVPFKELLAKKPEEVIQKAVKGMLPKGPLGREMARKMKVFAGGEHTHAAQQPQLLDI, translated from the coding sequence ATGAAAACATTTAGTGCGAAAGCAGATGAGGTAAAAAGAGATTGGTTTTTAGTTGATGCGGACGGCAAAACACTTGGTCGTCTTGCGACTGAAGTTGCCTCTCGACTGCGCGGAAAGCATAAACCAGAATACACACCTCATGTTGATACAGGAGATTACATTGTTATTGTAAACGCGTCTAAGGTTGCAGTTACTGGTAACAAATATAATGACAAAATGTATCATCATCATACTGGATATGTGGGTAATTTAAAGTCGGTACCATTTAAAGAGTTACTCGCTAAGAAGCCTGAAGAAGTTATTCAGAAAGCAGTTAAAGGGATGCTTCCTAAAGGTCCACTTGGAAGAGAAATGGCAAGAAAAATGAAGGTTTTTGCAGGCGGTGAACATACTCACGCAGCCCAACAGCCGCAACTTTTAGATATTTAA
- the rpsI gene encoding 30S ribosomal protein S9, which produces MAEKEVFYATGRRKTSVARVYMTKGKGVFTVNKKPMAEYFGRETSSMIINQPLDVVEMHNKFDFNIMVRGGGDTGQAGAIRLGVTRALMAYDEATRSDLRSAGLVTRDARVVERKKVGKKKARKSEQYSKR; this is translated from the coding sequence ATGGCAGAAAAAGAAGTTTTTTACGCAACTGGAAGAAGAAAGACATCAGTTGCTAGAGTTTATATGACAAAAGGTAAGGGTGTTTTCACTGTTAACAAAAAGCCAATGGCTGAGTATTTTGGTAGAGAGACATCTTCAATGATTATCAATCAACCTCTTGATGTTGTTGAAATGCATAATAAATTTGATTTCAACATTATGGTTAGAGGTGGTGGTGACACCGGTCAAGCGGGCGCAATTAGACTTGGGGTTACTAGAGCATTGATGGCCTATGATGAGGCTACTCGTTCTGATCTAAGAAGTGCTGGACTCGTGACTCGTGATGCACGAGTTGTTGAACGTAAGAAGGTTGGTAAGAAGAAAGCGCGTAAGAGTGAGCAGTACTCAAAACGTTAA
- a CDS encoding NAD(P)H-dependent glycerol-3-phosphate dehydrogenase, whose product MNNSLTIIGAGAWGSALAIALSHKFDKIFLLTKDKASSDALGKQHSALSKPYNQNIFIGYSYEVISHSKAVLIATPSSAFGSVLKNIKDNVNDIPIAWVTKGFDPETANLLHETFNRYLTGHHPCVISGPTFAAEIVEEKPAAIVVASKDEKTRDYWSDIIQTETLRAYTNSDIVGVQVGGSVKNILAIAAGIASGLGFGANTQAALITRGLAEMTRLGVALGADKVTFQGLSGLGDLVLTCSDDLSRNRRFGKELANNISTDDALKNINATVEGFKALKLVLKVARSNQIEMPICEQVLLVTEGKTTPKEAVTELLLRKPSQE is encoded by the coding sequence ATGAACAATTCCCTCACTATTATTGGAGCAGGCGCATGGGGAAGCGCTCTTGCTATCGCTCTAAGTCATAAATTTGATAAAATATTTCTATTGACGAAAGATAAAGCCAGTAGCGATGCACTAGGTAAACAACATTCAGCCCTATCAAAGCCATACAATCAAAACATTTTTATTGGCTACAGCTACGAGGTCATTAGTCACTCAAAGGCCGTTCTAATAGCAACACCCAGCTCTGCATTTGGAAGTGTTCTTAAGAATATTAAAGATAACGTAAATGATATACCGATAGCCTGGGTCACTAAAGGCTTTGATCCTGAAACGGCAAATCTGCTTCATGAAACCTTTAATCGCTATTTGACAGGACATCATCCATGCGTCATCTCAGGACCAACTTTTGCCGCTGAAATTGTTGAAGAAAAGCCAGCAGCAATCGTTGTTGCCTCGAAAGATGAAAAAACAAGGGATTATTGGTCAGATATTATTCAAACAGAAACCCTTCGCGCCTATACAAATTCAGATATTGTGGGTGTTCAGGTTGGCGGGTCTGTTAAGAACATTTTGGCAATTGCAGCAGGGATTGCTAGTGGGCTTGGTTTCGGTGCTAACACGCAAGCTGCATTGATTACAAGAGGCCTAGCTGAAATGACGAGACTGGGCGTTGCATTGGGAGCAGATAAAGTTACCTTTCAAGGACTATCAGGTCTTGGTGATCTAGTCCTTACCTGCTCAGATGACTTGTCTAGAAACCGACGATTTGGAAAAGAACTCGCTAACAACATTTCTACAGACGATGCACTCAAAAACATTAATGCTACTGTTGAAGGGTTTAAAGCACTTAAACTTGTCCTGAAGGTAGCTAGAAGTAATCAAATTGAGATGCCTATTTGTGAACAAGTTCTTCTCGTTACTGAAGGAAAGACAACTCCTAAAGAGGCAGTTACTGAGCTCCTTCTGAGAAAGCCAAGTCAAGAGTAA